The sequence GATTAATTAGTGATCCTATTGTTAGACAACTTGTCAGGTCAAGTACTAGTGTGGGCGCTAACTATATGGAGGCTAATCAAGCGAGCTCACGACGAGATTTTTCTAATAAAATACGAATTTGTCAGAAAGAAGCCAACGAAACAAAACATTGGCTAAAAATGGTTTCAGTAATCAATGATGATTATAAAAACACTTGTTTGTATTTATATAAAGAGGCTCATGAATTGACTTTAATATTTGCAGCTATCTCAAGAAGTCTAAATAAAAAATTTAATATTAAAAATTAATTATAAAATTAAAAACTATAAAATTATAAAATTAAACATATGTCTAAACATTTCACAAAAGATACATTTGCTACTGAAGTCATTGAAGCTTCAAAAACACAGCCAGTTTTAGTTGATTTCTTTGCGCCTTGGTGTGGGCCTTGTCAGGCTCAAGGCCCAATTGTTGATGAATTAGCAACTGACATGGAAGGCAAGGCCGTAGTTGGAAAAGTTAATACTGATGAAGAAATGGATATTGCTCGTCAATTTGGTATTATGAGTATTCCAACAATTATTGTGTTCCGTAATGGTGAGCCAGCTGAGCGTTTTGTTGGTGTGCAAGAGAAGAAAGATTTAGCTGACATTTTGAGCAAGTAATAGTTTTTAAAATCTATGAATAAAGAGGAGGGGAGACGCTACTTAGTAGCAGCTACATTAATTATTATTGTAGCTGCCTTGGTAGCGTTTTGGTTTTTGTATAAACCAAGAAATTATTTAGAACTTAGTACTTTGGACGTTGGTCAAGGTGATGCTATTTTAATTGAAACAGTTAATGATAAAACAATTTTGGTTGACGGCGGAGCTGGTAAAAAAGTAGTACGTCGTATAAGCGAAGAATTGCCTTTTTGGCAAAGAAAGCTTGATCTAGTTGTTTTAACTCATCC is a genomic window of Candidatus Falkowbacteria bacterium containing:
- a CDS encoding four helix bundle protein; translation: MNYNLESRTSRFGEIVIDFCKSIKPGLISDPIVRQLVRSSTSVGANYMEANQASSRRDFSNKIRICQKEANETKHWLKMVSVINDDYKNTCLYLYKEAHELTLIFAAISRSLNKKFNIKN
- the trxA gene encoding thioredoxin, which gives rise to MSKHFTKDTFATEVIEASKTQPVLVDFFAPWCGPCQAQGPIVDELATDMEGKAVVGKVNTDEEMDIARQFGIMSIPTIIVFRNGEPAERFVGVQEKKDLADILSK